DNA sequence from the Streptomyces canus genome:
CGTAGGTAGGCACCCAACAACTGGTGGTCGGGCGTGAATTCGGGCCGTATCAGTTCCGGTGGGTGAGGCAGCCGGGCATCGCGCAGGGTCGCGAGCGCCGTCACGGAGACGAGGGCCCAGAAGTGGTCGTAGTCCTCGACCGAACCGAGAACCCGTCGGGCGGCGTCGGCCTCGGGCGTGGAGACGCGGCCTTGATCACCGTACAGGGACTGACGCAGTTGGCTGAGGATGGAGGCCCCGTCCCAGTAGTTCCCCATGAACTTGGTGCCGGTGAGGATCTCGTACGTCCCGTACAGCGCGCTGGCCTGATGGGCACCGTGGAACTCGGTGAAGTCGCCGGTCCACAGCAGCACTTGGAGCGGGCTGGTGAGAATGGAACCGAGTTCGTCATGGTGGGCGGCGGACTTGGGATCGGGGTCGACACAGCGCAAGATCTTCAGCCGGGCGTCGGTGGTGAGGGCGGCCAGCTCACGGGCGGCCCGGCTGGAGGCGACGCCACGTACCGACATCAGCAGGGCGGTGTTGGCGAGCCAGGCGAGGTAGCGGCTGAGGGCGCCGAGCGGCGGAGCGGGGTCGGACAGCCGTCGGCAGTGACCGATCACCGAGTCGATGAGCGCATGGGCGCAGGAGACGGCCTGGATCGGATCGGCACCGCCGGCGAGAGTGGCCCGCACGAGGCGGTGCAGCACATCGAGATGAACGGTGACGGCGTCGTCGACGGCCTCCACCGGCACCTCCGCCTCCACCAACTGGTCGACGAGATGCCGGATGGCGGTCGGGTCATTGCCGGTCGCGGCCTGACTGACGGTCCCCAGGTAGGAGTTGACGATGGGGTCGTGCTCAAGGCTTGGGGAGGGCGAGCCAGGACGGCTGCTACCTCTGCCGCTTCTGCCGCCCCTTCCGCCTCCCTGCCGAGCCAGCGCGTCGGCAAGGGTGTGGCGTAACAGCTGATTGCGGCCACCGATGCTGGCCAGCCCGAAGAGCCGTACGAAGGAGAAGACGCCGTAGATGTTCGCGAGCAGGAACAGCAGCGCGCCGTAGGTGGCACTCGTGGCGTTGTCGCCGAGCAGCCCACAGCCGGTGAACAGCGCCGCGAACCATCCGATGAGCACCCACTCCCGGAACGCGATGTGCCCGTCGATCGCCCGTAATGACGGCCACGAACTCGCCGCGGAGAAGGTCAGAGCGAAGATGACCGCCTCACCGGTCAGCAGCGTCGCGAAGAAGGCGATGCTGAACTGGGTCGCGTCGACGACGTCGTCGTGACTACGGGGATAGGCGAGAGCGACGAACGCGAGGCCCACGGCGCACAGGAACAGCCAGATCTGTCTCCATACCTGCACTGTCGCTCCGTGTCCCCTGAGCCTCGCTGGTGTTGCTCAACTCTTGCAGGGATGACGGGGGTTGCCAACAGTTGATCAGGTCAGTTCGGAGTCGACTGGTCGGTGCGGCAAGTTGACGCTCGCCAGGAACTCGGCCCAGGACAGAGCCGACATTGTGAGGTGCCGATGCTCGGGACGCTTCGAGTCCCGTATGAGTACACCGGACGGAACGATCGCGGCTTCGAGGCACTCGGTCGCATTTCCGCCGCTGTACGACGACTTGAACCAGGCAAGATCAGAGGCACTCTGAGGACCGACAGGCATTCACAGCTCCTTGCGGGCGCGATGGATCATGGCGGAGGAAGCCTCCATGTCCAACGCTTGTGCGCGCAGGTACTCGAACGCAAGTCTGTATCGCTCCAGTTCCTCGTCCTTCTCCAGGAAGAGGGAGCCGGTGTGGAAGTCGACGTACACGACGTCGAGGCCTGGATCGGCACCGCCGATGATGACGAAGCTTCCCAGAGCAGCCGCGTGCGCTCCTTTGGAGAAGGGCAAGACCTGGAGCGTTATGTGAGGCGACTCGTTGGCTTCGAGTAGCCGGTCGAGTTGTTCCCTCATGGTTGCCGGCGACCCGACGAGACGGCGGACCACGGACTCGTCGAGGATGGCCCACAGGCGTGGCGGTTTCGAGCGGGAGAGGATGTCCTGCCGCTTCATGCGGATGTCGACCAGCCGCTCGATCTCCGCAGGTTCCAGTGGGACCTCGTTGGCCTTCTGCACAGCCGTGCTGTAGGCGCGGGTTTGCAGAAGGCCGGGGACGTAGACACACGAGAAGTGACTCTCGTGTACTGCCTCATCTTCCAGGGTGAGCAGCAGGTTCATGCTCTCGGGGATGGAGTCGGCGAAGGAACTCCACCAGCCTTGCTGCTTGGCGTCCTTGGCGAGCCTGACAATGGCCGCACGCTCGGCGTCGGTGGCCCCGTACTCGCGGCAAAGTGCGTCGACGACGATCCACTTGACCGGTCCGGCCTGGGTTTCGTACCTGCTCACCGTTGCCTTGGAAACACCGACGAGTTTTCCGGCGTCCTCAAGCGTCAGGCTCTTGCGTGCGCGCAACTTGCGCATCATCGCGCCTAGTTGACGACGCCGGGTTGTAGTGCGTTCAGGCATGCGGCTCCTCCGCCAAGTTCCGGGTCGTCAGGCCCGGAGATCCCATCAGGCTAGGCAGGGAGCGGCCGGACTCACCATCAGATTCACTCGTTGGGTTCTCGTGAGAAGTTACACAGTGAGACTTCTCTATGCCATGCTCGCTTTCAGACCGCTACACAGTGCAGTCGTGTGAACACGGCAGGCGCAGCATCTGTGTGGCTTGGGAGGGAGGAGTAGCCATGCACGGCTACGAGATGTCCGAGCCCCTACTCCGCTGTGTCCTGCCCTTTGAGGCGGTGCCGGCGGAAGTGCGCCTTCTCCGGAAGGCGGCTGCCAAGCAACTGAACCTGTGGGGCGTGTCCACAGCGACGGATGAGGCGGAGCTGCTCGTCACGGAGCTGGCGACGAACGTCTTCAAACACGTCGGCGAAGGTGTTTCAGCGACTCTGATCCTGGAACGGAGGGGAGAGCGGCTGAGGCTGGAAGTCCACGACAAGAGTCAGGCGGTGCCGACGTCCAAGACGGCAGGCTGTGACGAGGAGTGCGGCCGCGGTCTGCACCTTCTCGCGGCGCTGGCGGTGGACTGGGGAACTGTCCTGACCGCCGTCGGCAAGGCGGTTTGGTGTGAGATCGCGATCAGCTCCGGACGAGCGTGCCGCCGCATCGAGCGGGCCGTTGATGCACTTGAGCGATATCAGGGACGCGTTGGTGGCCTTGGGCTGTTCGGAAGGAGGCGGGATACGGCCTTGGAGGAGTCAGCGATCGAGCTGATCGCGGACCTACTTCACTGGACCGCCGCCCGTGGCCATGATCCGGACGACATGCTCGACCGGGCTCAGGTGCACTACGAGGCTGAAGCGGACGCAGCCTGACGGGCTCCTGCCATGGCCAAGGGGTGCGCGAGTTCGTCAAGCGCTGACTTTTCGGATCGTGTAATGATCACTCCTTCGTGGGTCGCAGGAAGGAGTGCTATGGGGGAGTCGCTGCGCGTGGGGCAGGTGCTGCGCTATTCGAGCGCAAAGGACCCAACCTCCCCCGTGCTCGATGGATACACAAACTTCCACTACGTGACGGATGCTCCAGGTCACAAGAAGGCACTTCTCGAGTCCGGCATAAATGGCATGGCGAAGGTCTCCGCGAGGGGGAGGCAACGGCGGCCGGCCATCCTTATCCGTTCCAGTCCGTGGAAGGCCGGCAGCGAGCAGACGCCGTGGCACGACGTGTTCGATATGGACAACGGTCACGTGCGGTACTTCGGTGACCACAAGGTCGGACTGGCCAAGTCCCCCGGAACCACCACAGGGAACGCTGCCCTTCTTGACGCCTTTACGGAGCATCAGGCGCCGACACCGGAGGGGCGAGCCGATGCGGTCCCTCTGCTGCTGTTTCGGGCTGTGTCACGCAACGGCAAGGTCAAGGGCTTCGTCGAGTTCTGTGGACTCGGGGTTGTGGAACGGGCCGAACGGATCGTTCAGTGGGCAGGACACGAGCACACAACGTTCACCAACTACGTGTACGACATTGCCTTGATCGATCTCACTGTCGAGAACGATCAGGTCGACTGGGACTGGATCACTGCGCGTCGTAATCCGGCCGTCTCTGATCAGGAGGCCCTGGTCAAGGCACCACGCGCCTGGCGGGAGTGGGTCAAGCGGGGGCACTCCGCTCTGCCCCGGGTCCGCCGGCGCGTTGCTCGAGCCCGCGTCACGAAGGTGCGTGATCAGCGTCCTGCGCCAGGCAGTCGGCGAGACGAAGACCTCCGGTTCATCTATGAGCAGTTCGACAGACGCAAACATGACTTCGAGGCCGTCGCTTCTGCCGTCGCCGCTCGTGTGCTGAGAGGTTCCGGACACAACTACCGCGAGGGATGGATCACTCGGCGCTCCGGAGACGGTGGCGCGGATTTCGTCGGTCGTATCGACCTTGGGACAGGTCTGGCCGGTACCAGCCTCGTCGTCCTCGGCCAAGCCAAGTGCATACGTCCGGACACCAGTGTCTCCGCTGAACAGATAGCACGAGTGGTTGCACGCCTACGCCGCGGCTGGATCGGCGCATACGTCACCACCGGAGCTTTCTCGGAGCCGGCTCAACTCGAGATGGTGGAGGACCAATACCCCATCGTTCTCGTCAACGGGCTGGATCTGGCCCGTGAGTTGCGCAGCATGGCCCGAGACGATCACGGCAACGACCTTGCAGCATGCCTGGACCACATCCTCTATGCCCAAGGTGTACCGATCACCAGCCGGCGCCCCGAAGAGATCCTTCTGGAGTGAGTCTTTCGGCAACGCCGGACGAGCTCAGTGTGCCCGCTGGCGAGACAGCGCCGGGGCGTACTCCGTCATGGGGCCCTTTGGCGCTCCTGGAGAACATGAGGCAGGGCTTGCGCGGAAGCGTGAGCGCGGGAGACTGGTCCCATGTCCCCGACCGCATCGTCCCCAGCCGTTTCAGCTCGTATGAGTCGGCAGGCGTCTCATAACACTCAGCCGGAACTGACTGTACGGCGCCTGCTGCACGCCGACGGGCTGCGGTACCGAGTGCACTACCCCGTACCGGGTATGCCGCGGCGGAGCATGGACATCGCCTTCAGTAAATTGAGGATTGCTGTGTTCCTCGACGGCTGCTACTGGCATGGCTGCCCGGAGCACGCCACGCATCCGCGGGCCAACGCCGAGTGGTGGCGCTCGAAGCTCGACCGGAACATCGCGCGTGACCGTGAGACGACCGACCACCTGACTGCCGCCGGTTGGACAGTGCTGAGGTTCTGGGAGCATGAGTCGGCCGATGACGTCGCCCACCTGATCGAGACCATGGTGCGGTCTCGCAGGTCGGCCTTGGGCGACTCCTGACCCCGGGGGCGCCCGCATCGGGCGGCGTGCCGTTCCTCGCGAGCAGGTGTTTCCGCGTGGGCCTCGTGAAGCTCCGGGTTTCCACACCAAATCGGGGCCACGATTCTGCATATCAGGACGTGCCCTGCACAATATCGTGTAGATGTTGTGTGCACGGGGGCGCGTCCCCGGTGCATTTCAAGGTGTCTGTGTCGCGGATGGGCTGATCGACGAGGCGCAGCGCCTCGCAGTCCGGTTGGCTCGAGTGAACAGAAACGGGGAACGGTCGACTCCCATGACCGACGAACTCGACGGAATGTACGACACGTTCAAAGCACTGCTCGACTCGTTTCCCCCAGCGGAGGCAGTCAAGAGGCTGGAGCAGTTCGGCATCCCTCCGGAGATCGTGCAGCAGATCCGTGAGCGGCACGAGCAGCAGACGATTCGCATCAAGGAGCTCGAGGAACCGCACGCCGTGATCCTGGGCAACCGCGACACCTGGTACACGGGACCGCATGCCAAGGACAAATGCTGGCCGGCCGTCGCGGACCAACTGCGCAAGGACGGTTGGCCCGAGGATCCCGCGATCAGGAGCCTCGACGACTCCTCGACTCGTGTGGTCTCCCTGCTGAACCACCCGAAGGAGAAGCGGTTCTCCACACGTGGACTTGTGGTCGGCTACGTGCAGTCCGGGAAGACGACCAACTTCACGTCTGTCATGGCGAAGGCCGCGGATCGCGGCTACAAGCTCTTCATAGTCCTGGCTGGAATCCACAATGGACTACGCCGCCAGACCCAGGCCCGTCTCGTGCAGCAGCTCGTGGAGCCGAACCCCTCGCTGTGGTCGCAACTGACCGGCCTGGAGAAGGATTTCACCCCGCAGGAGAACCCGGCTTCGTATTTCGGCAAGAGCAACAAGACCCACGTGCTGTGCGTAGTGAAGAAGAACGCGACGGTCCTGCGCAAGCTCGCCAAGTGGCTCGAGAAGGCTTCGACCTACCTTGAGGACTGCCCTGCGCTGATCATCGACGACGAGGCCGACCAGGCCACGGTGGCGACCGCGTCGATCAATCCGCTGATCCTGAGCATCATGAGTCACCTGCCCAAGTCGGCGTACGTCGGTTACACGGCGTCCCCGTTCGCGAACCTGCTGATCGACCCTAGTGCCGAGGACCTGTATCCCAAGGACTTCGTCGTCAATCTGCCCCAGCCTGCCGGGCACTTCGGCACCGAAGTGCTCTTCGGCCGCCACGCCCTCGACGGTGAGGACCCGGAGCAGGTCGACGACGGATACGACATGATCCGCTCGGTGCCCAAGGACGACGTTCCCGCTGTGCGCCCCAAGACCAGGGCCGACGTCGAGGGCTTCGAGCCGCACATCACCGACACCCTGCGACGGGCCATCGAGTACTTCTGGCTGGTCACCGCGGCCCGACGCGTGCGCGGCACCGGCAACCCGCACAACACGATGCTGATCCACACCAGCGTCAACACCGCGGTCCACAACAGCTTCAAGAGGCCCCTGGAGTTTCTGCGCAAGCGTGCTGCGCAGTCGTTGGCGAGTCCCGACTATCTCTCGGGGCTGCGTGCCTTGTGGGACATGGAGACCGCGCGCGTCCCGGCGCAGGACTTCGGCGAGACGAAGGTGCCATTCGAGGAATTGGTGCCGCAGCTTTCCGGGGTGCTCGACAGTTGTCGCATCATCATGGACAACTCCAGCAGTGAGGACCGTCTCGACTACGAGAACGGTCCCGTCGTCGCGATCGCGGTGGGCGGCAACACCCTTTCGCGTGGACTCACCCTTGAAGGGCTGTCCGTCAGCTACTTCGTCCGTTCCGTCTCGGCGTACGACACCTTGCTCCAGATGGGGCGCTGGTTCGGTTTCCGCAACGGGTACGCCGACCTGCCGAGGACTTGGATGACCGACGAACTCGCGGAGTGGTTCCGGCATCTGGCCACGGTCGAGACCGAGATGCGCCGCGACATCGACATCTACATGACGGAGGACGAGAACCCGCAGACCTTCGCCGTGCGCCTGCGCACGCACCCCTCGCTGCGTGTGACGGCGGCCGCCAAGATGCGTGATGCCGTCGTGGCGGCTTCCTCGTACGGCGGTCAGCGTGTCCAGACCCACTACTTCCACACGAACGCCGAGTGGCTGCGAGGGAACATCGCCGCTGCGCGCACGCTGGTCGACGCCGCGACCTCGAACGCACGCCGTGTGGAGAAGCGGGCGGCGGATGGACGGTTCGTCTTCCGCGACGTGCCGCACGACTTCGTGCTCGACTTCTTGTCGAACTACAAGTTCGACAAGAAGTCCCCGGAGAACGACGCCGAGCTGATCGGCAACTACATCCGGAAGCGGGTCACCGCGGGCTCTCTGGGCCGTTGGAATGTCGCCATTGTGGGCACCCCCGCAGGGAAGGGCGAGGACTTCACCTTCGCGCCCCATGTGACCGTCGGGCGGAACAATCGTGCCCGCCTTGCCCTGGAAAACCCTGACCCGGACTTCGCAGACATCAAGACACTGATGAGCCGCAGGGACGCGGCGGTCGACCTCACAGGGGACATCGGGAAGCTCACCGAGAAGGAGATTGCGGAGGAACGGCGAAAGCAGCTCCCCGACACCGGTCTGCTGGTTCTGTACCCCATCGACAAGCTGTCTCGGCCGAGTCCGTCGAAGACGCTTCGTGCGCCCCTCGACGCGGAGGAGCACGTGATCGGCGTCGGCCTGGTCTTCCCCAAGCCGCAGGACGGCGACAGCACTGTGAAGAGTTACATCTCCGCGGACTTGTCCAATGTGAACATCGAGATCGAGGAGGAGGACTACAGCCTCGTCGACGGTGAGGACGCATGAACGAGGACGAGTTCCGCGGCCTTGTCGAGCAGCACTGGGCTGCGCTGGAGGCCGAACAGACCACGGGGGAGCGTCGACTGCGGGTGGCGGAACTGTCCGTTGACACCGGCAATGGCCCGCTGGCGGTGGCCGTTGACCACGACGGGCACCGCCATCTCCTGGTGCCGATCCACACGCACATAAAGGTTCGTACCGGCCTGGACGGGCCAGTGCTCCGGCTGCGCAAGCGTCCCTTGGAGGATGCGGAGAGCTACCAGACCTACGCGGACCTGGGCTGCCTGCGAGACGATCTCAACGACCTGTTCACCGAGCTGTGCGTGGACGTGTTGGAGGAGGCCGTCGAGTTGCCCGACAATCCCGTCAAGGCGTTGTACCGAGTGCTCGATCGCTGGAAGTCGCTCTTCCGGACTCAAGGGCCGCCGCTGGGGCCGGAAGAACTTGCCGGACTTTTCGGTGAGTTGACCGTGTTGAACCGTCTCCTTGCGAAGGACCCGAGTGCGCACCGGATCTGGCACGGGCCCGAGAGGTACCGCCACGACTTCTCGGCTGCGTTCAATGCCGTCGAGGTGAAGGCGAGTACGAGTAGCGAGGGTCGGCGACCGCGGATCCACGGGCTCGACCAACTCGAAGCTCCCGCCGGTGGAACGCTCTGCCTGGCCTGGTTCCGGTTGCACCGCACCACGACGAGTGGAGTGGGCACGCGGTTCGTGGAGACGGTGGACGAGGCCCTTCGCTTGTGCGACGACGAAGGAGCCCTCCTCGAACTTCTCGCGAAGGCCGGCTACCGGCTCGCCGACGCCGACCTCTATGAGGACGTGCGTTTCGCGATCGGTGAGGAGCGGTGGTACCGAGTCGACGGGGACTTCCCGGGATTGACCGGCGAAGCGCTCACCACGGGCGGCGTGCCGGTGTCGGTCCTGGACGTCGAGTACACCATCGACCTGTCTGGTGAGGTTCCCGCATCGATGGAGCCCGAGCAGGTGTCCCAGATGATCGAGGACCTGGTCCAGGAGCCCGCGTGACAGAGCCTCGTTGGTTCTCCCAGCCCTATCCGCCGGAAGGTGCCAGCGCCGCCGAAGGCATCCGCAACCAGCTCGGACGCCCGGAGCTCGATCTGCTCACCATCCTGGTGCGTGAGTCCGCGCAGAACAGTTGGGACGCCCGGATCGAGGACTTCCCCGATCCGGTCGACTTCCGCATCGACATATGGACGGTCGGCCCGGCGCACGCCGGCGCTTGGCGAGAGCTTCTCCTCGACGGCGCGCCCATGAGCGCGGAGCACTTCCCGTTGCGTGAGACCCTCAAGCGTCGTCCCGCCCGAGTGCTCGCCGTCTCCGACCGCGGCACTCGAGGACTCGGCGGCCCCACGCGCGCCGACGATGCCGTCGGCCCCGAGCGCGACTTCGTCTCCTTCATCCGCAACATTGGGGAGCCACGCGACACCGCTCTCGGCGGCGGCACGTACGGGTTCGGTAAGGGCATCTTCTACTTGCTGTCGGGATCCGGAACCGTCCTCGTCCACTCTCGATGCCGCATGCCCCGGGGCGGCTACGAGACGCGGCTGATCGGCTGCACCCTGTGGAAGAGCTACGTGGCCCAGGAGGGCGATGCGGAGCGTCGGTACACAGGCCGCCACTGGTGGGGCGACACCTCGGGGGAGGTCGTCGAACCACTGGTTGGCCCGGCGGCGGAGGCCGTTGCCCAACAGTTGGGGCTTCGAGGGTTCGGCCCGGAGGAGACCGGGACGACCATCGTCGTCATCGACCCCAACCTGGACGAACTCGAACCGACCGCAGCAGCCGACTACTTGGCGGAGACCGTCGCCTGGCACCTCTGGCCCAAGATGATCTCCGCGGACGGCAAGGACCCGGCCATGCGCTTCTCCGTCACCTGCGACGGCGTCGAACATCCTGTGCCGGATCCCCGGGACGCCCGTCCGCTGAACATGTTCGTCGACGCGTACGAGACGATGACGGGACCAGGCGGCAGGGATCTCGCGTGCCTGAAGCCGAAGCAGCATCTCGGGCGACTTGGGTTGGTGAAGCGGATCATGCCTCCCCTGGAGCCCACGCGCGCTTCGCGCATGCTCGACATCGAGGACCTTGTGCATCACGTCTGCCTGATGCGGCCCGCGGAACTCGTCGTCACTTACCATCCGGGGCCGAAGCCGCCGAGCGTGAACCAGGGTTATGCCGGGGTCTTCCGTGCGGACGAGGCCATGGACGATGTGTATGCGAAGGCCGAGCCGCCCACGCACGATGCCTGGCACCCGCAGTCGTTGGACCGGCCCGAGAGCACCTTCGTGAGGACGACGTTCCAGCGCGTCGGCGAGGCGCTGAGCGAGCTGCTGTCCTTGAGCGGGACTGCCCGCTCCGGTGCGAGCAATGTCGCGCTGGGTGCAGCCAGTTCATTCTTCTCCGGTCTCGTGGGCGGAGCCTGGGGCATTGGTGGGGCCACGGCCTACTCCAAGCAGGGCAGCACCGCCACGCGTGCCGCGAAGCAGGAGGAACGCTCACGCCGGTCGGTCGGCCGCCCCGCCACGAAGGGCACGTCGTCCGGCCGTGAAGAGGGCTACTCCGCTGGCAGTCCAGCAGATTCCGGTGCCCAGGGAGAGTCGTACGGACCGGGGAACGGTGAGGCGGGCGCCGTACGACGGCGCCCGCGTGTGCAGTACGTGGGGGAGCCGTACTACGAGGATCGCGGCGACGATGAACTGCTCGTCCAGGACTTCCGCCTGCCCGCGGACGGTCCGCAGCGGGTTCGCATCGACCTGGCCGTCACGCTCCCCGGAACCGGCGGGCGTGAGACCGATCCGCCGATCGGGGCGAGTATGCCGGTCCTGGTCGGTTGGGAGAACGGCGACGGCCTTTTGCACACCATCGACGCGTGTGTCATCGAGGGCGGCGAGACCATATGGCGTGCACTTGTACGCCCGGCCCCAGACACCATGACCGAGATCGGCATCAAGGTCGAAGCGGTGAAGGAGTCGTGACCCGCCGCGTTCTCCCATACCGCGTCCCGCCCGAGGACGTCGTCACTGCCGAGCCGTGGCTGCTGGTGACCGAGGACGGCGAGGTCCCGATGCCGGAGGCGCTGCCGGACTGGGACTACCAGATGGACCTGCACCTCCGCAGAACCGTCAGTGTCGATCTCGATCGTGCGCGTTCCCAGTCGGGTCTTGCGACCGATGTGGCGCTGACCCTCGCCGTGGTGTGGACAGCCACCGGCTCCAACCTCAGCGGACCGGCGGAACATGCTCGACTGGCAGACAGCGGCACGATCATCGCGGAGTTCGACATTATTCTGCGCGGTGCAGACCTCGGCGGCCTGCTCGCACTCGACACCGCCCTGGTCCTGGCCGAACGCCGTCCCGACGCCCGTCCGTCCTCGCCTCGTCGTGCCGGCTCGGTGCTGTGGAGCGATCGGGAGGAGCTGCGCCTGCAGGGCGACGCGCCGCAGTTCCCCATGGCGGTGATCGATTTCTCACTGACGTCGTTCCCCGACGAGGCCGCATGGCACCTGCAGATCAGTGGCGGCCTGGAGAGCGCAACCATGGGCTCACTGCTCCTGCTCGTCAACGAGCGAAACACCGTCACCGCCACCGCGTTCGAGAACGCGGGCAAGCCACGTCCGATCGACCGGGTCGTCCTTTCCGCGGTTTACGCGGACGCGGCGCGCATCATGATCGAGCACGCCTTGGCAAACGACGACTTCACCGAGGACGGCGATTTCCCGGAGGGTTCGCTCGGCGCGACCATGGTGAGTCTCTTCGACCGGCTCTTCCCGAATCAGCTGGTCACCGACGTCCGTCTGCGCCAACGGCAGTCACCTTCTCTGTTCGCCTCGGACCTGCAGGCGGCGGTCAAGATCTTCGAGGGATCATGATGAGCTTCCTTTACCCCCGACTGCTCGCGGAACAGGCCAAACCGCTCTTCGAGGAGTACCGATACCTCCCGATCGCCGAACTGGCCGGTCGTGTCGGCTTCTCCCACGAGTCGGCCGTGTACGTGGCCACCGGTGGGGACCGGATCTCCGCCGCCCGGCTCCGCGAGCTGCGCGCAGGGGTCGTCGACCTTGCCAAGAGCGCGGGTTTCCCCGACGGCTCCGACCGCACACGCAACGCCGAATTCGACCTTCAACTCGCCGCTTTGCTGCATGCCGAGATGGGAGTGGTGCCCGCCGAGGCTGCTTCTCGGGACGTCTGGGCGTTCCTTGCCCTCGTCGTTCTCCCGGATGTGGCGTTCTGGCGTTATCCCGAGCCGCCGAGGGACCGTGTCCTCGGCACTGACCTCACCCGCCATGTCTTCGGCCGTCTGTGGTGGCGCGCTCAGCTCGTACGAGCCTCCGACGATCCGGAGCCGTACGGCGCGCTCAAGATCCTCGGGGAGGCGGCGTTCGACCAGATCTACGCCCGACGTGCCGCGCTCGGCGGCAGTCCGCACATGGTTCGCGCGATTCTCCGTGTGTGGAAGGACCTCGATCTCCAGGGCCTGAACGAGCGTGAGACGCTTCGCGACTTCCTGAAGAGGTTGCTCAGGCTCGCCCCGTTCGTGCTCTTCGACGGCATAGAGCAGCGTGCCCTGGACGACGAGCTGCGGGCTGTAGCTCAGGAATCCGTCGATGCGCAGCGCCCTGCGTCGTCGCTCGCTGGGCGGGATGCGCCGCAGAGCACCGCGGTTGTCAATGCCGCGCATCCCGCCACCCCGCAGGAGACGCCCTCTGCGCCTGTGCAGCCCGTTCTGATGGGACCGACCGAAACCCGTCGGTTCCGTTCCGTCGAGATATGTGCTGGGTGTGGCGCACAGGCGCTCGGCCTGGAGTGGGCCGGATTTGATCCCGTGGTACTCATCGACAGCAAGGCCGATGCTTGTTTCACGATCGGGCGGAACAGACCCGAATGGGACACGATTTGCATCGACCTCGTGCAGTTCCCCCTCGACGAGCGCCCGGACATCAACGGCGTCGATCTCCTCAGCGGCGGCCTTCCACGGGTCAAGTCCATGGCAACCGTCGGGCGCGACGAGGACACTGAAGAGCGCAGAGTTCTGCGGGCCGCGATCGAGCTGGTCTGCTCAGTGAAGCCGAAGGCCGTGCTTCTGGAGAACGTCCCGGATTTGGCAGAAAGCCCGGAGTTCGAGGTCGATCGTGAGTGGATGGGAGCTCAACTCGGAGGAGCCGGGTATCGCACGACGTGGAAGATCCTCAACGCTGCCGACTTCGGTGTGCCGCAGAACCGCAGGAGCAGCTTCCTTGTCGCCCTGAAGGAGCCGTACTTCCCACGGTTCTCCTGGCCTGAACCGGACGGTAGGTCCGCCCCGACCGTCGGCCAGGTGTTGGGTCCATCCATGTCCTTGCGCGGCTGGACGGGGGCGGAAGAGTGGGCCAAGAATGCCGACCGCATCGCGC
Encoded proteins:
- a CDS encoding DNA cytosine methyltransferase, translated to MMSFLYPRLLAEQAKPLFEEYRYLPIAELAGRVGFSHESAVYVATGGDRISAARLRELRAGVVDLAKSAGFPDGSDRTRNAEFDLQLAALLHAEMGVVPAEAASRDVWAFLALVVLPDVAFWRYPEPPRDRVLGTDLTRHVFGRLWWRAQLVRASDDPEPYGALKILGEAAFDQIYARRAALGGSPHMVRAILRVWKDLDLQGLNERETLRDFLKRLLRLAPFVLFDGIEQRALDDELRAVAQESVDAQRPASSLAGRDAPQSTAVVNAAHPATPQETPSAPVQPVLMGPTETRRFRSVEICAGCGAQALGLEWAGFDPVVLIDSKADACFTIGRNRPEWDTICIDLVQFPLDERPDINGVDLLSGGLPRVKSMATVGRDEDTEERRVLRAAIELVCSVKPKAVLLENVPDLAESPEFEVDREWMGAQLGGAGYRTTWKILNAADFGVPQNRRSSFLVALKEPYFPRFSWPEPDGRSAPTVGQVLGPSMSLRGWTGAEEWAKNADRIAPALVGGSDRRGGADLGPTGSKKAWATLGVNGNSLGDEPPGVDFPPGEMPRLTVEQAAQIQSIPEEWTFAGGKTSRYRQIGHAMPPPLAAAVGRAIAAALRS
- a CDS encoding PD-(D/E)XK motif protein, yielding MNEDEFRGLVEQHWAALEAEQTTGERRLRVAELSVDTGNGPLAVAVDHDGHRHLLVPIHTHIKVRTGLDGPVLRLRKRPLEDAESYQTYADLGCLRDDLNDLFTELCVDVLEEAVELPDNPVKALYRVLDRWKSLFRTQGPPLGPEELAGLFGELTVLNRLLAKDPSAHRIWHGPERYRHDFSAAFNAVEVKASTSSEGRRPRIHGLDQLEAPAGGTLCLAWFRLHRTTTSGVGTRFVETVDEALRLCDDEGALLELLAKAGYRLADADLYEDVRFAIGEERWYRVDGDFPGLTGEALTTGGVPVSVLDVEYTIDLSGEVPASMEPEQVSQMIEDLVQEPA